Proteins from a genomic interval of Xanthomonas sp. AM6:
- a CDS encoding EAL domain-containing protein: MLLRSLTAELGQPACGHCRDGELLDFGIRMAFQPIVDADARAIYAYEALVRGEDGSGAAAVLARVRPQQLYRFDQTCRVQAIATAARLGLRTRLSINFIPNAVYEPAACIRLTLLAAERYGVPSGALIFEMSESERIRDLPKVVRILHDYAQRGFLTAIDDFGAGYSGLTLLAEFQPHLLKLDMALVRGIDASAARRNIVAGVVGIAAALGCRVLAEGVETPAEYRTLRALGIGLYQGFLFAMPALEALPQIPDERWDSVEQAAC; the protein is encoded by the coding sequence ATGCTCCTGCGATCCCTCACCGCCGAACTGGGCCAGCCGGCTTGCGGCCACTGCCGCGACGGCGAACTGCTCGACTTCGGCATCCGCATGGCGTTCCAGCCGATCGTCGATGCCGACGCGCGCGCGATCTACGCCTACGAGGCGCTGGTGCGCGGCGAGGACGGCAGCGGCGCGGCCGCGGTGCTGGCGCGGGTCCGCCCGCAGCAGCTGTACCGCTTCGACCAGACCTGCCGGGTGCAGGCGATCGCCACCGCCGCGCGCCTGGGGCTGCGCACCCGGCTATCGATCAACTTCATTCCCAACGCGGTCTACGAACCGGCGGCCTGCATCCGCCTGACCCTGCTTGCGGCCGAACGCTACGGCGTGCCGTCCGGCGCGCTGATCTTCGAGATGAGCGAGTCCGAACGCATCCGCGACCTGCCCAAGGTGGTGCGGATCCTGCACGACTACGCCCAGCGCGGGTTCCTGACCGCGATCGACGATTTCGGCGCCGGCTACTCCGGACTCACCCTGCTCGCCGAGTTCCAGCCGCACCTGCTCAAGCTGGACATGGCCCTGGTCCGCGGCATCGACGCCAGCGCGGCGCGGCGGAACATCGTCGCCGGCGTCGTCGGCATCGCCGCGGCCCTGGGCTGCAGGGTGCTCGCCGAAGGCGTGGAGACGCCGGCCGAATACCGCACGCTGCGCGCGCTGGGCATCGGCCTGTACCAGGGCTTCCTGTTCGCGATGCCGGCGCTGGAGGCGTTGCCGCAGATCCCCGACGAACGCTGGGACAGCGTGGAACAGGCCGCCTGCTGA
- a CDS encoding mechanosensitive ion channel family protein: MLPPWVHRWLDLIVPGAQVALIVLAAWLLRTLLRRLIRRLGERYALPPELVMMARRGSGFVIYTAALLSILDRLGVSGTVLWTAFTGFAAVAAVAFFAAWSVLSNIFCALLIFTTRPFRLHDHIELLENGEKPGLKGQVIDINLIYTTLHENRGDERDSVLQIPNSLFFQRSTRRWRGHPVPPGLG; encoded by the coding sequence ATGCTGCCGCCCTGGGTCCACCGCTGGCTCGATCTGATCGTGCCGGGCGCGCAGGTCGCGCTGATCGTGCTTGCCGCCTGGCTGCTGCGCACGCTGCTGCGGCGGCTGATCCGGCGCCTTGGCGAGCGCTACGCCTTGCCGCCGGAGCTGGTGATGATGGCGCGCCGCGGCAGCGGCTTCGTCATCTACACCGCCGCGCTGCTGTCGATCCTGGACCGGCTCGGCGTGTCCGGCACGGTGCTGTGGACCGCGTTCACCGGTTTCGCCGCCGTCGCCGCAGTGGCGTTCTTCGCGGCCTGGAGCGTGTTGTCCAACATCTTCTGCGCGCTGCTGATCTTCACCACCCGGCCGTTCCGCCTGCACGACCACATCGAACTGCTCGAGAACGGCGAAAAACCCGGGCTCAAGGGCCAGGTGATCGACATCAACCTGATCTACACCACGCTGCACGAGAACCGCGGCGACGAGCGCGACAGCGTGCTGCAGATTCCCAACAGCCTGTTCTTCCAGCGCAGCACGCGGCGCTGGCGCGGCCATCCGGTGCCGCCGGGGCTCGGCTAG
- a CDS encoding DUF2789 domain-containing protein has translation MEQPVHPFAELFAQLGLPASETEIRQFIARHSPLPDTMRLEEAPFWTPAQAQLLREERLDDADWAMVVDQLNIALHSRPVPPVSSAANDD, from the coding sequence ATGGAACAACCCGTCCATCCGTTTGCCGAGCTGTTCGCCCAGTTGGGCCTGCCCGCGTCCGAAACCGAGATCCGCCAGTTCATTGCCCGCCATTCGCCGTTGCCGGACACCATGCGGCTGGAAGAGGCGCCGTTCTGGACCCCGGCGCAGGCGCAGCTGCTGCGCGAGGAACGCCTGGACGATGCCGACTGGGCGATGGTGGTCGACCAGCTCAACATCGCCCTGCACTCGCGGCCGGTGCCGCCGGTCAGCAGCGCCGCCAACGACGACTGA
- a CDS encoding DksA/TraR family C4-type zinc finger protein produces MATGWANDGAVQDQIDATVEDAIKRARSQLPQGPSLHRCEDCDAPIPEARRKAVPGVRLCVACQEAQDREQHEHSGYNRRGSKDSQLR; encoded by the coding sequence ATGGCGACCGGATGGGCAAACGACGGGGCGGTGCAGGACCAGATCGACGCCACCGTCGAAGATGCGATCAAGCGTGCGCGCAGCCAGTTGCCGCAGGGCCCGAGCCTGCACCGGTGCGAGGACTGCGATGCGCCGATTCCCGAGGCGCGACGCAAGGCGGTTCCCGGCGTGCGCCTGTGCGTGGCCTGCCAGGAAGCGCAGGACCGCGAGCAGCACGAGCACAGCGGCTACAACCGCCGCGGCAGCAAGGACAGCCAGCTGCGCTAG
- a CDS encoding LysR family transcriptional regulator, translated as MDNRVGEMQVFLRVVEAGSFSAAARLLRMTPSTVSKLIGRVETRLGVRLLERSTRRLSLTAEGQVYYERSLSLLAELDDVERDLGRGAASAGGSVRVNASVAFGILGLEPVLPAFWQAHPQIVVDLSLSDEMVDLYLDRTDVAFRVGALQDSSMMARSVGVARRKIVAAPAYLARHGTPRSIDDLSRHSCLGFNFRRAAPVWPLAHSGRIVDRTVQGALLANNGETVRRMAVAGIGLARLGDYHVRADLAAGRLVEVLREAVEGDTEEIHALYRGGPRLPQRVRVFLDFVVPRLQAFLAGP; from the coding sequence ATGGACAATCGGGTTGGCGAAATGCAGGTGTTCCTGCGGGTGGTGGAAGCGGGCAGCTTTTCGGCCGCCGCGCGCCTGCTGCGCATGACCCCGTCCACGGTCAGCAAGCTGATCGGCCGGGTCGAGACCCGCCTGGGCGTGCGCCTGCTGGAGCGGTCGACGCGGCGTCTGTCGCTGACCGCCGAGGGCCAGGTCTACTACGAGCGCAGCCTGTCGCTGCTCGCCGAACTCGACGATGTGGAGCGCGATCTGGGGCGTGGCGCGGCCAGCGCCGGCGGCAGCGTGCGGGTCAACGCGTCGGTGGCGTTCGGCATCCTCGGCCTGGAGCCGGTGCTGCCCGCGTTCTGGCAGGCGCATCCGCAGATCGTGGTCGATCTTTCGCTGTCCGACGAGATGGTCGATCTGTACCTGGACCGCACCGACGTCGCGTTCCGGGTCGGCGCCCTGCAGGATTCGAGCATGATGGCGCGATCGGTCGGCGTGGCGCGCCGCAAGATCGTCGCCGCGCCGGCGTATCTGGCGCGCCACGGCACGCCGCGCAGCATCGACGACCTGTCGCGGCACAGCTGTCTGGGCTTCAACTTCCGCCGCGCCGCGCCGGTGTGGCCGCTCGCGCACAGCGGCCGCATCGTCGATCGCACGGTGCAGGGCGCGCTGCTCGCCAACAACGGCGAAACGGTGCGGCGCATGGCCGTGGCCGGTATCGGCCTGGCGCGGCTGGGCGACTACCACGTGCGCGCCGATCTGGCCGCCGGCCGCCTGGTGGAAGTGCTGCGCGAGGCGGTGGAGGGCGATACCGAGGAGATCCACGCGCTCTATCGCGGCGGCCCGCGCCTGCCGCAGCGCGTGCGCGTGTTCCTGGATTTCGTGGTGCCCCGGTTGCAGGCGTTTCTGGCGGGCCCCTAG
- a CDS encoding SDR family oxidoreductase, whose amino-acid sequence MDLQLDGKTVLVTGATAGIGLAIARTLAAEGAEVIICGRNQANLDAAAGTIGGKVRSVLADPATAQGAQALVAAVPQVDVLVNNLGIYESKEFGAISDADWMRFFEINVLSGARLARHYLPGMLARDWGRIIFISSESAVLVPPNMIHYGMTKTAQLAISRGLAATTKGTRVTVNAVLPGTTRSAGIEDFMRSVASDPDMPPADMEREYFAKERGSSLIQRMIEPEEVASLVAYVASPLSAATNGAALRVDGGITPTIV is encoded by the coding sequence ATGGATCTGCAACTCGACGGCAAGACCGTCCTCGTCACCGGCGCGACCGCCGGCATCGGCCTGGCCATCGCCCGCACGCTCGCCGCCGAAGGCGCCGAGGTGATCATCTGCGGCCGCAACCAGGCCAACCTGGACGCCGCCGCCGGCACGATCGGCGGCAAGGTGCGCAGCGTGCTGGCCGATCCGGCGACCGCGCAGGGCGCCCAGGCGCTCGTCGCCGCGGTGCCACAGGTCGATGTGCTGGTCAACAACCTGGGCATCTACGAGTCCAAGGAATTCGGCGCGATCAGCGACGCGGACTGGATGCGCTTCTTCGAGATCAACGTGCTCAGCGGCGCGCGCCTGGCCCGGCACTACCTGCCCGGCATGCTGGCGCGCGACTGGGGCCGGATCATCTTCATCTCCAGCGAGAGCGCGGTGCTGGTCCCGCCCAACATGATCCACTACGGCATGACCAAGACCGCGCAGCTGGCGATCTCGCGCGGCCTGGCGGCCACGACCAAGGGCACCCGCGTCACCGTCAACGCGGTGCTGCCCGGCACCACGCGCTCGGCCGGCATCGAGGACTTCATGCGCAGCGTCGCCAGCGATCCGGACATGCCGCCGGCGGACATGGAGCGCGAGTATTTCGCCAAGGAACGCGGCAGCTCGCTGATCCAGCGCATGATCGAACCCGAAGAGGTCGCCAGCCTGGTCGCCTACGTGGCCAGCCCGCTGTCGGCGGCGACCAACGGCGCGGCGCTGCGCGTGGACGGCGGCATCACCCCGACCATCGTGTGA
- a CDS encoding DUF2058 domain-containing protein, translating to MRNPLQEQLLKAGLVKKNQVAQVAREQAKARHGKAPPPPSAEQLESERLRLERVERDRALAAERNAQARAQEQRVQARQLIDSHKLKADGEIDYHFTDAGRIQRLRVDAALRAQLISGAVVIARLDAGYAPIPRAVVEKVASRDPAAIVLDTTRAAPAAGDEDDAYYSRFQVPDDLIW from the coding sequence ATGCGCAATCCCCTGCAGGAACAGCTGCTCAAGGCCGGCCTGGTGAAGAAGAACCAGGTGGCGCAGGTCGCGCGCGAGCAGGCCAAGGCGCGCCACGGCAAGGCGCCGCCGCCGCCCAGCGCCGAGCAGCTGGAGAGCGAGCGGCTGCGGCTGGAGCGGGTGGAGCGCGACCGCGCGCTGGCCGCCGAGCGCAACGCGCAGGCGCGCGCGCAGGAGCAGCGCGTACAGGCGCGGCAACTCATCGACAGCCACAAGCTCAAGGCCGATGGCGAGATCGACTACCACTTCACCGATGCCGGCAGGATCCAGCGCTTGCGGGTGGATGCGGCGCTGCGCGCGCAGCTGATCAGCGGTGCGGTGGTGATCGCGCGGCTGGACGCCGGCTATGCGCCGATCCCGCGCGCGGTGGTGGAGAAAGTGGCCAGCCGCGATCCTGCGGCGATCGTGCTCGACACCACCCGCGCCGCGCCGGCCGCCGGCGACGAGGACGACGCGTACTACAGCCGCTTCCAGGTGCCGGACGATCTGATCTGGTAG
- a CDS encoding YgjP-like metallopeptidase domain-containing protein: MQALKYLLGYPPHVQDQVRELIARDRLGEWLRKRYDTPNPVRTDRQLYDYALALKERHMRSSEPLHKVVYDNRLQAVKHALGTHTSISRVQGSRLKASREIRIAGVFRDAPAAFLQMIVAHELAHLKESAHNKPFYQLCAHIAPDYHQLEFDLRLYLTQLELAGAADA; this comes from the coding sequence ATGCAGGCGCTGAAATACCTCCTCGGCTATCCGCCCCACGTGCAGGACCAGGTCCGCGAGCTGATCGCGCGCGATCGCCTGGGCGAGTGGCTGCGCAAGCGCTACGACACGCCCAATCCGGTCCGCACCGACCGCCAGCTGTACGACTACGCGCTGGCGCTGAAGGAACGCCACATGCGCAGCTCCGAGCCGCTGCACAAGGTGGTCTACGACAACCGGCTGCAGGCGGTGAAGCACGCGCTCGGCACCCACACCAGCATCTCGCGCGTGCAGGGCAGCCGGCTCAAGGCCAGCCGCGAGATCCGCATCGCCGGCGTGTTCCGCGACGCGCCGGCGGCGTTCCTGCAGATGATCGTGGCGCACGAACTGGCGCACCTGAAGGAAAGCGCGCACAACAAGCCGTTCTACCAGCTGTGCGCGCACATCGCGCCGGACTACCACCAGCTGGAATTCGACCTGCGCCTGTACCTGACCCAGCTGGAACTCGCCGGCGCCGCCGACGCCTGA
- a CDS encoding rRNA pseudouridine synthase, protein MSAPTRLDKYVAAMLPCSRSEAQQYIEGGWVSVDGVVVEEPQAAVTTQQVTLAADAQLGAAEPATLLLHKPAGLDLDAALALARPHTRSALDTADVRVLKRHFLRLNAPLPLEEAASGLLVLSQDGRVLRRLTEDATSIEQEFVVEVRGELRPYGMLRLAHGLIYRQRSLPPCKVSWQNEDRLRFAIKHVQPGQLQSMCADVGLEVLSLRRLRVGRIPLGKLAPGEWRYLPGGERF, encoded by the coding sequence ATGTCCGCTCCCACCCGCCTCGACAAATACGTGGCCGCCATGCTGCCGTGCTCGCGCAGCGAAGCGCAGCAGTACATCGAGGGCGGCTGGGTCAGCGTGGACGGCGTGGTGGTCGAGGAACCGCAGGCCGCGGTGACCACGCAGCAGGTGACCCTGGCCGCCGACGCGCAACTGGGCGCGGCCGAGCCGGCCACCTTGCTGCTGCACAAGCCGGCCGGGCTGGACCTGGATGCCGCCCTGGCGCTGGCCAGGCCGCACACGCGCAGCGCGCTGGATACGGCGGACGTGCGCGTGCTCAAACGCCACTTCCTGCGCCTGAATGCGCCGCTGCCGCTGGAAGAGGCCGCCAGCGGCCTGCTGGTGCTGAGCCAGGACGGCCGCGTGCTGCGCCGCCTGACCGAGGACGCGACCTCGATCGAACAGGAATTCGTGGTCGAGGTACGCGGCGAACTGCGGCCCTACGGCATGCTGCGGCTCGCGCACGGCCTGATCTATCGCCAGCGCAGCCTGCCGCCGTGCAAGGTGAGCTGGCAGAACGAGGACCGCCTGCGCTTCGCGATCAAGCACGTGCAGCCGGGCCAGTTGCAGTCCATGTGCGCCGACGTCGGGCTGGAAGTGCTCAGCCTGCGGCGCCTGCGCGTGGGCCGCATCCCGCTGGGCAAGCTGGCGCCGGGCGAATGGCGTTATCTGCCGGGCGGCGAGCGTTTTTAG
- a CDS encoding S41 family peptidase, which yields MALSAGRRAFLAVTVRVRRDAPAQRARIRAVPHNRAWQREVPLSCGLLRGSPTAADTRRGHKGTYMFATILAAALALAPTDAAVAQADLQFAAARIAADHPGLAPGVDPALAAQARQAASAAQARARRIVDRAGYVQVVQAYVASFGDPHVAIELASPDATSASATQPAPASAAQGAFERLTPAAWKLTLPTFYAGDPGFETTMSAIAAAADALRQHTPALLIVDLRGNGGGAAAPGDAVLAAIWGEQALPALDRRRAKASLWRVSDGVIDNLQTRRARIATRYPQELPDFDRLLDGLRAAQRQGEALYRDPLPSAAAGTPPHGGPARIVAITDGACISACLDFMDRLLEGPGVEQVGQPTGADTLYTEVESVPLPSGRATLLLPMQRLEGRQRGAMQAYAPRVRLADDAAVSAWLHREVAALSPANGAP from the coding sequence ATGGCGTTATCTGCCGGGCGGCGAGCGTTTTTAGCGGTCACGGTCAGGGTCAGGCGTGATGCGCCAGCGCAGCGCGCGCGCATTCGCGCCGTCCCGCACAACCGAGCCTGGCAGCGCGAGGTCCCCCTGTCTTGCGGCCTATTGCGCGGCTCGCCGACGGCGGCAGACACTCGCCGCGGGCACAAGGGGACCTACATGTTCGCAACGATTCTGGCAGCGGCACTGGCCTTGGCGCCGACCGATGCTGCCGTGGCGCAAGCCGACCTGCAGTTCGCCGCCGCGCGCATCGCCGCCGATCATCCGGGCCTGGCTCCCGGCGTGGATCCGGCGCTGGCCGCGCAGGCGCGGCAGGCGGCGAGCGCGGCGCAGGCCAGGGCCAGGCGCATCGTCGATCGCGCCGGCTACGTCCAGGTCGTGCAGGCCTATGTCGCCTCGTTCGGCGACCCGCATGTCGCGATCGAACTGGCCTCGCCCGACGCCACGAGCGCGAGCGCGACGCAGCCCGCGCCCGCCAGCGCCGCGCAAGGCGCATTCGAACGCCTCACGCCAGCGGCCTGGAAACTGACCCTGCCGACCTTCTATGCCGGCGATCCCGGCTTCGAGACGACGATGAGCGCGATCGCCGCGGCGGCGGACGCATTGCGGCAGCACACGCCCGCCCTGCTGATCGTGGACCTGCGCGGCAACGGCGGTGGCGCCGCGGCGCCCGGCGATGCGGTGCTGGCCGCGATCTGGGGCGAGCAGGCGCTGCCCGCGCTCGATCGCCGCCGCGCCAAGGCCTCGCTGTGGCGGGTCTCCGACGGCGTGATCGACAATCTGCAGACGCGCCGCGCGCGGATCGCGACGCGCTATCCGCAGGAACTGCCCGACTTCGACCGATTGCTGGACGGCCTGCGCGCGGCGCAGCGCCAGGGAGAGGCGCTGTATCGCGATCCGCTGCCGAGCGCCGCCGCCGGCACCCCGCCGCACGGCGGACCGGCGCGCATCGTCGCGATCACCGACGGCGCCTGCATCAGCGCCTGCCTGGATTTCATGGACCGTCTGCTGGAAGGCCCCGGTGTCGAGCAGGTCGGCCAGCCGACCGGCGCCGACACGCTCTACACCGAAGTGGAAAGCGTGCCGCTGCCGAGCGGGCGCGCGACGTTGCTGCTGCCGATGCAGCGCCTGGAGGGGCGCCAGCGCGGCGCGATGCAGGCCTATGCGCCGCGCGTCCGCCTCGCCGACGACGCGGCCGTGAGCGCCTGGCTACACCGGGAAGTCGCCGCGCTGTCGCCCGCGAACGGCGCGCCCTAG
- a CDS encoding SGNH/GDSL hydrolase family protein, which produces MKPSSIAAMLSLCLGIVQPALAQSAAPAADALQGKVDALYTRAPDTLQAKDVAELQKRLLDWAQLARYRADNAALAPPAAGERRVVFYGDSITDAWGRMQGSTFFPGKPYVNRGISGQTTAQMLVRFRQDVIDLKPAAVVILAGTNDLAGNTGLSTQRMIEDNLRSMVELAQANRIKVVLASVLPVSDYPWRPGLQPADKIRALNAWIAQYAQSHGAVYLDYHSKMRNRQGGMDKALAYDGVHPTAAGYTLMAPLAQQAVERALAQP; this is translated from the coding sequence GTGAAACCGTCATCGATCGCCGCGATGCTGTCGCTGTGCCTGGGCATCGTGCAGCCCGCGCTCGCGCAGAGCGCCGCGCCCGCCGCCGACGCGCTGCAGGGCAAGGTGGATGCGCTGTACACGCGCGCGCCGGACACGCTGCAAGCCAAGGACGTGGCCGAGCTGCAGAAGCGGCTGCTGGACTGGGCGCAACTGGCGCGCTACCGCGCCGACAACGCCGCGCTGGCGCCGCCGGCGGCGGGCGAGCGGCGTGTGGTGTTCTACGGCGATTCGATCACCGACGCGTGGGGGCGCATGCAGGGCTCGACGTTCTTCCCCGGCAAGCCCTACGTCAACCGCGGCATTTCCGGGCAGACCACCGCGCAGATGCTGGTGCGCTTCCGCCAGGACGTGATCGACCTGAAGCCGGCGGCGGTGGTGATCCTGGCCGGCACCAACGACCTGGCCGGCAACACCGGCCTGTCCACGCAGCGCATGATCGAGGACAACCTGCGCTCGATGGTCGAACTGGCGCAGGCCAACCGCATCAAGGTGGTGCTGGCCTCGGTGCTGCCGGTCAGCGACTATCCGTGGCGGCCGGGGCTGCAGCCGGCGGACAAGATCCGCGCGCTCAATGCCTGGATCGCGCAGTACGCGCAAAGCCACGGCGCGGTGTACCTGGATTACCACAGCAAGATGCGCAACCGGCAAGGCGGCATGGACAAGGCCCTGGCCTACGACGGCGTGCATCCCACCGCCGCCGGCTACACGCTGATGGCGCCGCTGGCGCAGCAGGCGGTGGAGCGCGCGTTGGCGCAGCCGTAG